The DNA region CAGCTTGCCGCCATCGCCGCCCTGACCGTGGTGTTCGGGCTGCTGGTCTGGACCCGCCGACCGATCCCCGGCCCGGATGCGGGGACCGTGGTGAAGGCGCTGGAACTCACGGCGCAATCCCAGGCGGAGACGGCGGCCTCGATGGCGACCATCGCCCGCACCGTGGAAGGCGTGGCCGAAGACGTGCGGGCTGTGGCCGAAGACCTCCGCAGCCTCACCCACGCCGTCCTCACCGAGCGCAAGGAAGTGGCGTGATCATGAGAGGCAAGCCCCTTTCCCAGAGCATCGCCGATGTGGCGGACGCGGTGGAGCGGCAAGCCGTCGCCGAAGGGTACGCCGACGCCTCCCGGTTCGTTCGGCCCCTGTTGCGGGGCGTTACCGACGGGTGCCTTGCCGTGGGTGCCGTGGGCGGTTTCGCTGCGCCGGCGCCAGCCCCCACCACCACGGCTGAACGGGAAGGCCGCGTCGGCGCGACAGAAGCCCGGACAGCGGCCTGAAGCGCTTGGCCGGCTACAGCGGGGGCGGAACCATGGCGAAACGCACCACAGGGAAAACCACGGGCGCGGCAGTGGCGCAGGTTGCCCATCCCATTCCGGCCAGCGTCGCAGCGAACAGCCGGGCAAGCGCCGTGTGGCAGGAGATGGCCGCAGCTCTGGGTCAGCGGCTCACGCCGTTCAACCTGCCGATCCTTGCCACCTACTGCCTCGCAGTGGCGCGGAAGGAGGACGCGGAGACCAAGCTCGGCACCGTCGGCCCGCTGGTGAAGCGGAAGGATCAGGCGGACGTGAACCCGCTGCTGGAGGTGGTGGAGCGCGAGCTGCGGATCATCCAGAACGCCGCGAAGGAACTGGATGCGGCGACATCGCCTTGGAGGAGGAAGTAACCGCATGCCCACACGCCCCCCGATGTTCCGCTCCCCCGGTTGGAAGACACCGCAGCAGAAGCGCAAGGCTCACGATCAGGCGCGAGGCTCCGCCTCCAGCCGTGGCTATGACAGCGATTGGCGGAAGCTCAGGGCGCGGTTCCTGAAGGCGCACCCCTTGTGCTGCGTCACCGGATGCGGGGAGCGAGCCACGGACGTGGACCACATCCAGGGCGTCAGGGAACGCCCGGACCTGCGGCTGGAATGGTCGAACCTCCGCTCCATGTGCCACCCCCACCACAGCAAACGGACGGCTCGGGATCAGGCTTTCGGGCGGGTTCGCGGCTGATCCGCAGGGGGTAGGGGGGAGGGGGTGAAATCTCCACCAGGGCGGGGCCGGGGAACCGGTGGGGGGCCAAATTTCTGCGCATGCGATTTAAATTTCCGGCCCCCTGGAAAATTCGAGGCCGCCGATGAAGCGTGGACCCAAGCCCGAGCTGCCGTCGACGAAGGCGGCCCGCGGGACCATCCAGCCATGCCGCGACGCGGGCAAGGTGGAGGTGATCGAACCCGACGTCTTGCCGTCGAAGCCGGACTGGCTGACCGCGGCCGGCGAGGAAGTTTGGATCGACGACATCGGCCGGGTAACGACCGGCCGGCTGGCGACCGAGCGCGACAGCACGATGTTCGCGCAATACTGCAACCTCCAGGGCGCCATCGTGGAGGCGTGGCGCTCGGGCGGCGTCCCGCCTGCCGCGCACCTGATGGAGGCCCGGAAGATGGCCGAACAGTTCGGGATCTTCGGTGCGAAGAGCCGGCTGAAGGTGGGTGGCGATGGCGGCAAAACGACAAACCCGTTCGCGCGCAACGGCATCGGAACCCGTCGATAAGGAGTCCAGCACCGGCCACGCCCGCGACTATGCCGGCATCGCCGACCGTTACGCCCGCGATGTGGTGGCCCGGCGGATCGTCGCCTGCCGGTGGGTGCGGCTGGCATGCAAGCGGCACCTGGACGACAAGAAGCGGAAGGGTTGGCCCTATCGCTGGGATGTCTGGCACGCCAACGACGTGTGCGACTTCATCGAGAAGCTGCCGCACGTCGAAGGCACATGGCACAGCAGCACGATCACCCTGGAGCCGCCGCAGATTTTCATCCTGGCGGCGATCTTCGGGTGGCGGCGGAAGGCTGACGGCTACCGGCGCTTTTCGAGCGTCTACATCGAGATGGCCCGCAAGGGTGCGAAGTCGACGCTGACCGCCGGGGTGGCGCTGTACTGCCTGTGCTGCGAGGGGGAGGTCGGGCCGCAGATCATCATCGGCGCCACGACCGGCGAACAGGCCCGCAAGGTCTTCAACCCGGCCAAGAAGATGGTGGAGCGGACGCCGGCCCTGCAGGAAGCCTATGGGGTGACGCCCTGGGCACGGTCGGTCACTTGCTCGGAGAACGACGGGTATATCCAGACGATCAACGCCAAGGGGTCGACGCAGGACGGACATAACCCGCACGTCGGCATTCTGGACGAGCTTCACGCCCACAAGGACCGGGCGCTTTACGATGTGGTGCGGTCTGCGGACGGCGCCCGCAAGAACCCGATGATCTGGGCGATCACCACCGCCGGCTACAACATGGCCGGCGTCTGCTACGAGCAGCGGACCTTCGTCTGCAAGGTGCTGGAGGGGGTGTTTGAAGCCGACCACTACTTCGGCATCATCTTCACCCTGGACGAGGGGGACGACCCCTTCGACGAGCGGGTGTGGATCAAGGCGAACCCGATGCTGGGCGTCACGCCGACGCTGGACAGCATGCGGCGCTACTCGAAGGAGGCGAAGGCCAGCCCCGCCAGCGAGGGCGAGTTCAAGACCAAGCGCCTGAACGTCTGGCTCAACGCCGCCTCGGCCTGGCTGAACATGGCGCAGTGGTCGGCATGCGGCGACGACTCGCTCGATTGGAAGGACTTCGACGGGCTGGAGTGCTGGATCGGCGGCGACCTCGCCGACAAGGACGACATCACCGCCCTGGCGCTGATCGCATTCGACAAGGCCGGGCGGCTGCTCATCAAGACGCGGTTCTGGTTGCCGGAGGCGGTGCTTCTGCATCCCGACCATGCCGAGGGCAAGGGGCCGGCTCCATACCGGACCTGGGCGAAGCAGGGCCACCTGATCCTGACGCCCGGCGATTGGGTCGACCACGCCGAGGTGGAGAAGACGGTTCGCGAGTGGCGCAGCCGCTACGGTGCCCGCAAGGCGATCTTCGACCAGTTCGCGGCGGCGCTGATGATGGCAAGCCGGCTGAACGACGGCGGCGAGGCTTTCGCCGAGGTGCTGCACAAGAACGCCACCAACGTCACCGATCCGGCGAAGGAACTGGAGGCGCGGGTGAAGGCTGGGCCGTCGAAGCTGCGGCACGACAACAACCCGGTGATGAACTGGATGGCCTCCAACGCCGTGGTCAGCCGGCGGGTGGACGGAACGATCCTGCCGAAGAAGGAAGCCGAGATGTCGCCGAACAAAATCGACGGCGTCGACGCGGTGGTGAATGCGCTCAAGCCGAGCACGGTCGGCCAGCCGGCCAAACCTCGCTCCGTGTGGGACACGGACGAGTTCGACGATGCGGACGAGGAATAGGGGTGGCGCATGGGCATGATGAACTGGATCACCGCGCACCTCCGCCCCCAGCCGAAGGCGGCTTCGGCCGAAGAGGTTTCCCAGCGGAACGCGGCGGCGTTCGCGGAAGAGTTCTGGCGCGATTTGGTCGGGGGTGGCCCGACGTCGGCCGGCGTCCATGTGAACTGGCAGACGGCGCTGGAGACCCCGACCTCGCTGCGCTGCGGCCTGTTGATCGCGGACGGCGTGTCCACGGTCCCCTGCAAGCTGATGCGGAAGGACCCCGTTACCGGCAATCGGGCGGAGGCCGTCGACCATCCCCTCTACGACCTGATGCAGTTCAAGCCGTGTAGCTGGATGAACACGCAGCAGTTCCGCGAGACGCTGATGCTGCATGCCGCCTTCCAGGGCGGCGGGTTCGGCTTCATCAACAGGGTCGGCCGCGGTCGCATCCACGAAATGTTCCCCTTCGAGGCCGGCGAGGTGTCCGTCGAGAAGCGCTCCGATCCATACGATCGATCACCGCTCTACCGGGTGAACGGCGAGGAGGTGCCGAACGACCGGATCCTGCATATCCGCGGGCCGAGCTGGGACGGGCGGAACGGCCTCAACATGGTGAAACTGGCCCGCGAGGTGATCGGGCTGGCCGATGCGGCGCAGGATGCCCACGCCAAGCGGTTCGGCCAAGGCGTCCAGACGACGGGGGTCTACAGCGTTACCGACGATCTGGACGAGACGAAACACAACCGCCTGACGAATTGGATCAAGACCCATTACGCCGGTGGGAAGAACAGCGGCAAGCCGCTGGTTTTAGGGAGCAACGGCAAGTTCATTCCTATGGATATGACGGGGGTGGACGCGGAGCACCTTGCGACCCGG from Azospirillum sp. B510 includes:
- a CDS encoding P27 family phage terminase small subunit encodes the protein MAKRTTGKTTGAAVAQVAHPIPASVAANSRASAVWQEMAAALGQRLTPFNLPILATYCLAVARKEDAETKLGTVGPLVKRKDQADVNPLLEVVERELRIIQNAAKELDAATSPWRRK
- a CDS encoding terminase large subunit, with product MAAKRQTRSRATASEPVDKESSTGHARDYAGIADRYARDVVARRIVACRWVRLACKRHLDDKKRKGWPYRWDVWHANDVCDFIEKLPHVEGTWHSSTITLEPPQIFILAAIFGWRRKADGYRRFSSVYIEMARKGAKSTLTAGVALYCLCCEGEVGPQIIIGATTGEQARKVFNPAKKMVERTPALQEAYGVTPWARSVTCSENDGYIQTINAKGSTQDGHNPHVGILDELHAHKDRALYDVVRSADGARKNPMIWAITTAGYNMAGVCYEQRTFVCKVLEGVFEADHYFGIIFTLDEGDDPFDERVWIKANPMLGVTPTLDSMRRYSKEAKASPASEGEFKTKRLNVWLNAASAWLNMAQWSACGDDSLDWKDFDGLECWIGGDLADKDDITALALIAFDKAGRLLIKTRFWLPEAVLLHPDHAEGKGPAPYRTWAKQGHLILTPGDWVDHAEVEKTVREWRSRYGARKAIFDQFAAALMMASRLNDGGEAFAEVLHKNATNVTDPAKELEARVKAGPSKLRHDNNPVMNWMASNAVVSRRVDGTILPKKEAEMSPNKIDGVDAVVNALKPSTVGQPAKPRSVWDTDEFDDADEE
- a CDS encoding phage portal protein, producing the protein MGMMNWITAHLRPQPKAASAEEVSQRNAAAFAEEFWRDLVGGGPTSAGVHVNWQTALETPTSLRCGLLIADGVSTVPCKLMRKDPVTGNRAEAVDHPLYDLMQFKPCSWMNTQQFRETLMLHAAFQGGGFGFINRVGRGRIHEMFPFEAGEVSVEKRSDPYDRSPLYRVNGEEVPNDRILHIRGPSWDGRNGLNMVKLAREVIGLADAAQDAHAKRFGQGVQTTGVYSVTDDLDETKHNRLTNWIKTHYAGGKNSGKPLVLGSNGKFIPMDMTGVDAEHLATRLYQDMLICRQWGVLPIMVGIADKTATYASSEQMFLAHNVHTVRPWHRRVGTTLTCDLLTPEERRQGLYFKFFDTELLRGAAKDRADFYAKMFGVAGLTANQILGMEDMDGFKGGDAHYVPSNYARVRDDGSLEAASKPDEGGAAPPPPPGPPPRQNAGRVLSGENESLIRGASDNLNTVLSKLDGQPED